Part of the Homo sapiens chromosome 19 genomic scaffold, GRCh38.p14 alternate locus group ALT_REF_LOCI_8 HSCHR19LRC_PGF2_CTG3_1 genome is shown below.
TGCTGCTGCGAGTGTCTCCCGACCATGTCACGCTGCTCGACCCGGCCTCCAAGGTGCCGGGGGGCACGTGGGTGGGAGGAGTGTCTGGGGCAGGGACTTCAGGGGGTCTGGGTGTGAATCTTGGCTCCTGCACGTCCTTCCTCTGGGAACTCTGGCGAGGGACCCCAGCCCCCTTCTTGAGCCTTAATAGCCTCATCTATTAAACAGGGCTGTTATCCCTAACCCCCTAACCGCCTGAGGTTGCCCTGACCTGCTGGCCCACACTCCCGTCGCCATTTAGTAGTACCATCATTTCGGGGCCTCAGTTTACCCCGCCATCCCACCCGGCAGGAGGAGCTGGAGTCGTACCCACTGGGCGCCATCGTGCGCTGTGACGCGGTGATGCCACCCGGCAGGAGCCGCTCGTTGCTGCTGCTCGTGTGCCAGGAACCCGAGCGCGCGCAGCCCGACGTGCACTTCTTCCAGGGCCTGCGCCTCGGGGTGAGCAGATGGGCTGGCTCTGGGGGTGGAGCTGGAACTGGGCGGAGCCTGGAGCCGGGGCGGAAATGGGTGGGGCCTCTAggtggggcggggcctggggcTAAGGCGGGATCAGAGCAAGGAAGGGCAGGGGACCTGGGAAGGAAGTTCTGGAAGGCAGTGGGGTTTGAGATTGGACCCAGGGTCAAGATAGAACATGAAGGTGGGATGAGGACATGAACAGAACATGGCCAAGAAGGATCTGGGGGAGCAGCCAGGACGAGGTGGGGGCGAGGAACCACCCGGACTGGGTCTCCATGGGCGGGGTCGTGGCTTAGGGCAGGGACAGGTGTAGGGCGAGGGGTGAGTTCGGGGCGTGGACGTGCGTGGGTTCACAGGTGTGAACGGTAGCCGCACGTGGGCTGGGACTGAGCTGAAAAATCGGCCAGGGGCGAGGCCCGGGTAGGAAGTGGGTGCGGCGTGGGGAGGCGTGGCCTGACGGTGTGATTGGCAGGCGGAGCTGATCCGAGAGGACATCCAGGGGGCTCTGCACAATTACCGCTCGGGCCGCGGGGAGCGCAGGGCGGCGGCGCTCAGGTGAGAGGGAAGAAGTTGGCAGGGTCTCTGGGAAGCCGGTTTCCcctccttgtgcctcagtctACAACACCAGCCTGGAACAGAACAAGAGTTTTGCATGGAGTCAAGCACACCCTAGTCGAGTCTTGTCTGTACCTCCCAGACGAGCTGACCCCTTCTCCAGAACTCTGCTTCTTTTCTCTGTTCCCTGTCCAGGCCCTCAGTTTCACTCTAGAGAGGTGCTATCCCTCCGTATATCGGATTTCTCCCTACCTCGTTGAACTTGTTCACTCCCTTTGAGCcttttgagcctgtgtgtctcGTTCTGCGCCCTGGATTTCCCCCTCCCTGGACCCCTCAGTGGACCCAGTCTTGGTGTCCCCGTCGCCCTCCGCAGGGCCACGCAGGAGGAGTTGCAGCGCGACCGCTCGCCCGCCGCTGAGACCCCGCCCCTGCAGCGCCGCCCGTCAGTCCGCGCAGTGATCAGCACCGTAGAGCGGGGCGCGGGCCGCGGACGACCCCAGGCGAAGCCCATTCCCGAGGCAGAGGAGGCGCAGAGGCCTGAGCCGGTGGGGACCTCGAGCAACGCTGACTCGGCCTCCCCGGACCTGGGTCCCCGGGGTCCTGACCTGGCGGTTCTGCAGGCGGAGCGGGAAGTGGTGAGCCGCTAAGGAAGGGGTCTGGGGGCAGGGCCAGGCGACTGGAGGCGGGGCTAGGGCGTGGAAGGGCGGGGCCGGCTGCGGGACGGGCGTTCTCTGGTCAGACTTCTGCGTTATGGAAGAGGGGCTGGGTCGGGGGCGGGGCTTGGTTGTGGGGCGTGGCCAGGTGTTTGGGGCGTGGCCTGATCTGGGGAAGTGTATAGGTGCTCAGGTTCAGGGCTTCGACGGGGATGGTTTTGGAACTCGGGAGCCCTGAGCGTCCCCCTCCTCTGTCCCCTAGGACATCCTGAACCACGTGTTCGACGACGTAGAGAGCTTTGTATCGAGGCTGCAGAAGTCGGCGGAGGCGGCCAGGGTGCTGGAGCACCGGGAACGCGGCCGCAGGAGCCGGCGCCGGGCGGCTGGGGGTAAGGGGCACCCTGGCGTGGGATCTGAACCCCCTCCCGATCTCTTCCAAATGTCCCCGCTCTCCCCAGGCTCTCCCCTCCCGCCACTTGCCAGGGCTGACCTCACCGCCATCTTAACCGGGTGTCCACCTCTCTCTGCCTGCCTGGTGCTGGCCCCGCGTCCCCATCGCCGCGCCCGTCTGCTCCCCTCAGAGGGCTTGCTGACGCTGCGGGCCAAGCCGCCCTCGGAGGCCGAGTACACCGACGTGCTGCAGAAGATCAAGTACGCCTTCAGCCTGCTGGTGAGGACGCGCCCGCCCCTGGGCCGGGGCGCGGGCACGACGAACCTGTCCCGTCCCCGCACCCACGCcaaccacctccctccccacGCCCCAGGCCCGGCTGCGCGGCAACATCGCCGACCCCTCCTCTCCGGAGCTGTTGCACTTCCTTTTCGGGCCTCTGCAGATGGTGAGACCCGCCCCAGGCCCTCGGGCCCCCCTGCAGCGGGAGGAATCGGGTTCGACTTGTAGAAGGTGTGGCGGCACAGCCTGCCCCTCCTGCTCCCCTGACAGATTGTGAACACGTCGGGGGGGCCGGAGTTCGCGAGCAGTGTGCGGCGGCCGCATCTGACATCGGATGCCGTGGCGCTGCTGCGGGACAACGTCACTCCACGTGAAAACGAGCTCTGGACCTCGCTGGGGGACTCGTGGACCCGCCCCGGGTGAGGGGcggggctgggaggcagggggcaTGGTGATTGGAGGAGCATAAGGCGCTGGGAGGTGGGTGGCATGATGATTGGAAAATAGGACTAGGAGAGTAGGGAGGGGTTAGAGGCGTGGCTTAGTTGTGTTGGGGCGGGGCTTAGGACAGATGCCAAGATTCAATTGGAGGAAAGGCCAGGAATTAACGTGAAGGAAAGATTTAAGACCACCAGACCAATCGGATTGAAAGAAAAGGGGGGCTTAAAGGAATAGAGGGGCTAGGGGCTacggggcaggggcggggctaCGCGAAGGGGCGGGGCTTCTGGAAGGTTTGGTCTATAACTTTGGTGATGGGACAGAGTCTGTGCACTGCGGGCTGGCAGTTCCGCAGGGAAAGGGTCAGAACCTGAAACCGACCTTACGGAAAACCTGATTTGGAATCAGGTGAGATTTAGAGGCTGGATAAGGCAATTTTTttccagagagagagatggatggGGTCTCaatattttgcccaggctggtctggaactcctggcctcaagcgatcctcccatcttggcctcccaaaatgctgggattacaggcgtgagccaccgtgcccggtctagAAATATAAATTGCTGTTGAGTTGGGCTTAGAGCTACCGGCAGGACTTGGTGAAAAGTGGCGGGGCTAGAATCGTTGGAATACAGCGAGCTTTAGGGGAAAACTTAGTGAAGTTAATGCAGGAACGAAGTTGGGGGCTGTATCAGGATCCCTGAGCTCTTGGCCCTGTCCCTGGCCGCAGGCTGGAGCTGTCCCCGGAGGAGGGACCCCCATACAGACCCGAGTTCTTCAGCGGCTGGGAGCCGCCGGTCACTGACCCGCAGAGCCGCGCCTGGGAGGACCCAGTTGAGAAACAGCTACAGCACGAGCGGAGGCGCCGGCAGGTGACCCAAGCGACACAGCAGGGCCGAGGCTGGGAAGTCCGGGGGCGCGGCCGGTCCGCCTGGCCCCGCCTGACCCGACTGTCTTACTTCCTACAGCAAAGCGCCCCCCAGGTCGCTGTCAATGGGTGAGTGTCCGCCCCAGGGCAGGGCAAGGGGGTCAAGGAGGGGTGCGTCCCGGGGGCTCCCGATGCTGACTCCGCcccctttttttctgtgtttttccttctgtcttcctgGCTCTTCTCAGGTGGGTGAGATGGTGATGGGGCGGGCCGGggctgggagagagggaggagcaggGTGGGAG
Proteins encoded:
- the EPS8L1 gene encoding epidermal growth factor receptor kinase substrate 8-like protein 1 isoform a (isoform a is encoded by transcript variant 1; The RefSeq protein aligns at 63% coverage compared to this genomic sequence), whose amino-acid sequence is MSTATGPEAAPKPSAKSIYEQRKRYSTVVMADVSQYPVNHLVTFCLGEDDGVHTVEDASRKLAVMDSQGRVWAQEMLLRVSPDHVTLLDPASKEELESYPLGAIVRCDAVMPPGRSRSLLLLVCQEPERAQPDVHFFQGLRLGAELIREDIQGALHNYRSGRGERRAAALRATQEELQRDRSPAAETPPLQRRPSVRAVISTVERGAGRGRPQAKPIPEAEEAQRPEPVGTSSNADSASPDLGPRGPDLAVLQAEREVDILNHVFDDVESFVSRLQKSAEAARVLEHRERGRRSRRRAAGEGLLTLRAKPPSEAEYTDVLQKIKYAFSLLARLRGNIADPSSPELLHFLFGPLQMIVNTSGGPEFASSVRRPHLTSDAVALLRDNVTPRENELWTSLGDSWTRPGLELSPEEGPPYRPEFFSGWEPPVTDPQSRAWEDPVEKQLQHERRRRQQSAPQVAVNGHRDLEPESEPQLESETAGKWVLCNYDFQARNSSELSVKQRDVLEVLDDSRKWWKVRDPAGQEGYVPYNILTPYPGPRLHHSQSPARSLNSTPPPPPAPAPAPPPALARPRWDRPRWDSCDSLNGLDPSEKEKFSQMLIVNEELQARLAQGRSGPSRAVPGPRAPEPQLSPGSDASEVRAWLQAKGFSSGTVDALGVLTGAQLFSLQKEELRAVSPEEGARVYSQVTVQRSLLEDKEKVSELEAVMEKQKKKVEGEVEMEVI
- the EPS8L1 gene encoding epidermal growth factor receptor kinase substrate 8-like protein 1 isoform b (isoform b is encoded by transcript variant 2; The RefSeq protein aligns at 56% coverage compared to this genomic sequence), which encodes MNRTWPRRIWGSSQDEAELIREDIQGALHNYRSGRGERRAAALRATQEELQRDRSPAAETPPLQRRPSVRAVISTVERGAGRGRPQAKPIPEAEEAQRPEPVGTSSNADSASPDLGPRGPDLAVLQAEREVDILNHVFDDVESFVSRLQKSAEAARVLEHRERGRRSRRRAAGEGLLTLRAKPPSEAEYTDVLQKIKYAFSLLARLRGNIADPSSPELLHFLFGPLQMIVNTSGGPEFASSVRRPHLTSDAVALLRDNVTPRENELWTSLGDSWTRPGLELSPEEGPPYRPEFFSGWEPPVTDPQSRAWEDPVEKQLQHERRRRQQSAPQVAVNGHRDLEPESEPQLESETAGKWVLCNYDFQARNSSELSVKQRDVLEVLDDSRKWWKVRDPAGQEGYVPYNILTPYPGPRLHHSQSPARSLNSTPPPPPAPAPAPPPALARPRWDRPRWDSCDSLNGLDPSEKEKFSQMLIVNEELQARLAQGRSGPSRAVPGPRAPEPQLSPGSDASEVRAWLQAKGFSSGTVDALGVLTGAQLFSLQKEELRAVSPEEGARVYSQVTVQRSLLEDKEKVSELEAVMEKQKKKVEGEVEMEVI